In the Magnolia sinica isolate HGM2019 chromosome 15, MsV1, whole genome shotgun sequence genome, one interval contains:
- the LOC131227682 gene encoding calmodulin-7, with amino-acid sequence MADQLTDDQISEFKEAFSLFDKDGDGCITTKELGTVMRSLGQNPTEAELQDMINEVDADGNGTIDFPEFLNLMARKMKDTDSEEELKEAFRVFDKDQNGFISAAELRHVMTNLGEKLTDEEVDEMIREADVDGDGQINYEEFVKVMMAK; translated from the exons ATGGCGGATCAACTCACGGACGATCAGATCTCTGAGTTCAAGGAGGCTTTTAGCTTGTTCGACAAGGACGGAGATG GTTGCATCACAACAAAGGAGCTGGGCACTGTGATGCGCTCATTGGGGCAGAACCCAACTGAAGCAGAACTTCAAGACATGATCAATGAGGTGGATGCGGATGGCAATGGGACCATCGACTTCCCCGAGTTCCTCAACCTCATGGCCCGGAAGATGAAGGACACGGACTCTGAGGAGGAGCTCAAAGAGGCCTTCCGGGTGTTTGACAAGGACCAAAATGGCTTCATCTCAGCGGCTGAGCTCCGCCACGTAATGACCAACCTGGGTGAGAAGCTCACGGACGAGGAGGTAGATGAGATGATACGTGAGGCGGATGTGGATGGTGATGGCCAGATCAACTATGAGGAATTTGTCAAAGTCATGATGGCAAAGTGA